A genomic region of Oscillatoria sp. FACHB-1407 contains the following coding sequences:
- a CDS encoding carotenoid oxygenase family protein, producing the protein MQTVPDQSTQAKVTTTPDANPYNLQDWQKGYRSLKQEHDYWIDDIEGEIPTDLQGTLFRNGPGLLDVNGQRIHHPFDGDGMISAIAFKDGRAHYRNRFVRTEGFVAEQAAQKILYRGVFGTQKPGGWLANAFDFRLKNIANTNVVYWGDKLMALWEAAEPHRLDPNMLDTLGLEYLNGTLQPGSAFSAHPRFDPACADDGSPRMVNFAIKTGLSSTITIYELDLTGQVVRQHSHSVPGFAFVHDFVITPNYCIFFQNPVTFNPLPFAVGLRGAGECITFRADQPTQIIVIPRYTQEPVQILPAESGFVFHHANAFEQDGNLYVDSICYAKLPVVEPEADYLKTKFDALEPGQLWRFTINLAAKTVQWHLVEPRCCEFPTLHPQQVGRPYRYLYIGAAHSPLGNAPLQGILKLDLETGNRQLWSAAPWGYAGEPVFVPRPNADPHVEDDGWLLALFFNAKLERSELVILDAGNLNREPIARLRLKHHVPYGLHGSFTPTVFGI; encoded by the coding sequence CTGGATCGATGACATCGAGGGAGAAATCCCCACCGATCTGCAAGGGACGCTCTTTCGCAATGGACCCGGACTCCTGGATGTCAATGGACAACGGATTCATCACCCCTTTGATGGCGATGGCATGATTAGCGCGATCGCCTTTAAGGACGGACGTGCTCACTACCGCAATCGCTTCGTCCGCACAGAAGGGTTTGTCGCGGAACAAGCAGCGCAAAAGATTCTCTATCGCGGTGTGTTTGGTACTCAGAAACCGGGAGGATGGTTAGCCAACGCCTTTGACTTCCGGCTTAAAAATATCGCCAATACAAACGTTGTCTACTGGGGTGACAAGCTTATGGCACTGTGGGAAGCCGCAGAACCCCATCGGCTCGATCCCAACATGCTTGATACCTTGGGCTTGGAATATCTGAATGGCACATTACAACCAGGATCCGCTTTCTCAGCCCATCCTCGCTTTGATCCTGCCTGTGCTGATGATGGAAGCCCAAGAATGGTCAACTTTGCGATCAAAACGGGCTTATCCAGCACCATCACGATCTACGAACTCGATTTAACAGGTCAGGTCGTGCGGCAACATTCCCATTCCGTGCCGGGATTTGCCTTTGTCCATGACTTCGTTATCACTCCTAACTACTGCATCTTTTTCCAAAATCCTGTAACCTTTAACCCCCTCCCCTTTGCGGTGGGGTTGCGTGGTGCTGGAGAATGCATTACCTTCCGGGCAGATCAACCGACTCAAATCATCGTCATTCCCCGCTACACTCAGGAACCCGTCCAGATTCTTCCAGCAGAGTCGGGGTTTGTCTTCCACCACGCCAATGCCTTTGAGCAGGACGGCAACCTCTACGTCGATTCCATCTGTTACGCTAAATTGCCGGTAGTAGAGCCAGAGGCAGATTATCTCAAGACCAAATTTGATGCACTGGAACCAGGGCAGCTATGGCGTTTCACAATCAATTTGGCAGCCAAAACGGTTCAGTGGCATCTGGTAGAACCCCGCTGTTGCGAATTTCCCACATTGCATCCCCAGCAAGTTGGCAGACCTTACCGCTACCTTTACATTGGAGCGGCTCACTCGCCATTGGGCAATGCTCCCCTCCAGGGCATTTTGAAACTAGATCTGGAAACCGGTAACCGCCAATTGTGGAGTGCGGCTCCCTGGGGCTATGCTGGAGAACCTGTGTTTGTACCCCGTCCCAACGCTGATCCCCATGTTGAGGATGATGGCTGGCTGCTGGCACTGTTCTTTAATGCCAAACTAGAGCGATCGGAGTTAGTGATCCTGGATGCTGGTAACCTCAATCGGGAACCAATCGCCCGTCTACGCCTCAAACACCATGTCCCTTATGGGCTACACGGTAGCTTTACGCCGACGGTGTTTGGAATTTAG
- a CDS encoding cyanoexosortase B system-associated protein: MSSFPQVPRRSPVLTILIAVFLLAIATAGALPGYLTQQWSWSTPPDVPHLSQIKALQTEGLAIPGWETLHQEKVEIGGHKWSVQEIQSLEPASEGTQQVPILVMLRPQTWHRDQPQVDWMDINGVQRWTADSQRRLKFTIDNFALPEGSSKAESVTVSARFLRGWNQRQTYAVLQWYAWSNGGNASPSQWFWVDQLTQWRDRHRMPWIAVSVLIPIRPLGDINTAESLAQSLGQTIQSTLMANIFYSNS; this comes from the coding sequence ATGTCGTCCTTCCCTCAGGTCCCAAGGCGATCGCCTGTATTAACCATCCTAATTGCGGTGTTTTTGCTGGCAATTGCTACAGCAGGCGCACTTCCTGGCTACTTAACCCAGCAGTGGTCCTGGAGCACTCCCCCCGATGTACCCCATCTCAGTCAAATTAAAGCTTTGCAAACTGAAGGTTTAGCAATTCCTGGGTGGGAGACGCTGCACCAGGAGAAGGTCGAAATCGGTGGTCATAAATGGTCGGTGCAGGAAATCCAATCGCTTGAACCTGCATCAGAAGGAACTCAACAGGTTCCAATTTTGGTGATGTTAAGACCACAAACTTGGCATCGTGACCAACCCCAGGTAGATTGGATGGATATAAATGGGGTGCAACGGTGGACTGCTGACTCTCAGCGTCGTCTCAAATTCACAATCGATAACTTCGCATTGCCCGAAGGCAGCTCTAAAGCCGAATCGGTAACTGTCAGTGCGCGCTTCTTACGGGGTTGGAACCAACGGCAAACCTATGCAGTCCTGCAATGGTATGCCTGGTCAAATGGAGGAAATGCTTCCCCAAGCCAATGGTTTTGGGTAGATCAGCTAACTCAATGGCGCGATCGCCATCGTATGCCGTGGATTGCCGTGAGTGTCCTAATTCCAATTAGACCACTTGGAGACATTAACACCGCTGAATCACTGGCTCAATCATTAGGGCAAACCATTCAATCAACCCTAATGGCAAATATTTTCTACTCAAACTCCTGA
- a CDS encoding Dethiobiotin synthetase: MDYTTAHQLLLYQGNPPGTDADALLTRLKQGKPPIPGQVTTLLLALKIVFEALRDVDSFNRELVYALHSLASDSRELFVVGQRQGVTWPPLLDEDLTRIAIAVKSIFAGVWQG, encoded by the coding sequence ATGGATTACACAACTGCCCATCAATTGTTGCTTTATCAGGGAAACCCGCCTGGAACTGATGCAGATGCTCTGTTGACGCGACTGAAGCAGGGGAAACCGCCCATTCCAGGGCAAGTTACAACGCTGCTGTTAGCTCTCAAGATCGTCTTTGAGGCATTACGGGATGTAGATAGCTTCAATCGGGAGTTAGTCTACGCATTACATAGTTTGGCGAGTGACAGCCGCGAGTTGTTTGTTGTGGGACAACGACAGGGAGTGACTTGGCCTCCTCTGCTAGATGAGGATTTGACTCGTATTGCGATCGCTGTAAAAAGTATCTTTGCGGGCGTGTGGCAGGGGTAG
- a CDS encoding DegT/DnrJ/EryC1/StrS family aminotransferase — MNTVHATIPFVDFKPQHQPIQSKLEQAVQAVIQQGDYVLGQRVAEFEQAFAQACRTNFGTGVACGTDAIALGLQACGISHGDEVILPANTFVATLIGVIRSGATPVFVDCDPDTALIDLSAAEKAITAQTRAIIPVHLYGQMVSPHQLLDLASTYDLLIFEDAAQAHLAEREGYRAGSVGTAAAFSFYPSKNLGAFGDGGMVVTREWIVAETMRSLRNYGAPRKYYHTDYGTNSRLDTIQAAVLSAKLPYLSDWNGDRNQTAQLYNQLLKPLRSQGIIPIENHSGHGHVYHLYVVRVTDSCPIDRATIQNKLQEQGIQTGIHYPIPCHLQPAFQHLGYQAGDFPHAEALCQEVLSLPMYPGLDQAQVLRVVDTLTTLFQLPSAEEKLCSSLTLG; from the coding sequence ATGAACACGGTTCATGCAACAATTCCCTTCGTGGATTTTAAGCCGCAACACCAGCCCATCCAATCTAAGCTAGAACAGGCGGTGCAAGCGGTTATACAGCAAGGAGATTATGTTTTAGGTCAAAGAGTAGCAGAATTTGAACAGGCATTTGCTCAGGCTTGCAGAACAAACTTTGGCACTGGTGTTGCCTGTGGCACGGACGCGATCGCTCTAGGGTTACAAGCTTGTGGAATCAGCCACGGAGACGAAGTGATTCTGCCTGCTAACACTTTTGTTGCAACCCTTATTGGCGTCATTCGCTCTGGCGCGACACCTGTCTTTGTCGATTGCGACCCCGATACGGCTCTGATTGACTTGAGCGCGGCAGAAAAAGCTATCACAGCTCAAACCAGAGCAATTATTCCAGTTCATCTCTATGGGCAAATGGTATCACCCCACCAATTGCTCGATCTCGCTAGCACCTATGACCTTTTAATCTTCGAGGATGCAGCTCAAGCACATTTGGCAGAACGGGAAGGCTATCGCGCTGGCTCAGTGGGGACTGCTGCTGCGTTTAGCTTCTATCCCAGTAAGAATTTAGGGGCTTTTGGCGACGGAGGTATGGTCGTTACTCGCGAGTGGATTGTTGCAGAAACCATGCGATCGCTACGCAACTACGGTGCGCCCCGCAAGTACTATCACACTGATTATGGTACAAACAGTCGCCTGGATACTATCCAGGCAGCCGTACTCAGCGCAAAGTTACCGTATCTTTCCGATTGGAATGGCGATCGTAATCAAACTGCACAGCTCTACAATCAACTGCTCAAACCCCTGCGATCGCAAGGAATTATCCCAATCGAGAACCACAGTGGTCATGGTCATGTCTACCACCTCTATGTGGTTCGAGTAACAGATAGCTGCCCCATCGATCGAGCCACCATTCAAAATAAACTACAAGAGCAGGGCATTCAAACTGGAATTCACTATCCCATTCCCTGTCATCTCCAACCGGCTTTCCAACATTTGGGCTATCAGGCAGGTGACTTTCCCCATGCCGAAGCTCTGTGTCAGGAGGTTTTGTCTCTCCCTATGTATCCTGGTCTTGATCAAGCTCAAGTACTCCGAGTCGTTGATACACTGACAACACTGTTTCAACTTCCATCCGCTGAGGAAAAACTCTGTAGTTCACTGACGTTAGGATGA
- a CDS encoding glycosyltransferase family 9 protein, whose protein sequence is MRIVALVPGGIGDQILFFPTLDNLKQIYPDSEIDVVVEPRSKGAYRVCKSVNDTIAFDFKDRNSPADWANLLGVLRDRSYDVAIALGQRWAVGLLLWLTGIPVRVGYAGGGNSFLTNSVPLKTDQYAAEMYHDLLKGLGIKTPCPELAIAIPKRDIDWAETEQKRLGIAGSGYVLIHGGSSELAVTKGIDKIYPAENWQQIVQDFQQKQPDLPLVVVKGPDDQDIVAALTKANPTLKVTTPGDVGKLAAMIAGANLMLCTDSAPMHLAVALKVYTLALFGPTDPAKLLPVSDKFAAIKSPTGNMTDIAPATVLQKVWGG, encoded by the coding sequence ATGCGAATTGTGGCTCTCGTCCCGGGCGGGATAGGTGACCAAATTCTATTCTTCCCAACCCTTGACAACTTAAAACAAATCTATCCAGATTCTGAGATTGACGTTGTAGTAGAGCCTCGATCAAAGGGTGCCTACCGAGTTTGTAAATCGGTCAATGATACGATCGCCTTTGATTTTAAAGATCGCAATAGCCCTGCCGATTGGGCTAATTTACTCGGTGTGTTGCGCGATCGCTCTTACGATGTGGCGATTGCTCTGGGGCAGCGGTGGGCAGTGGGTTTGCTGTTATGGCTGACCGGGATTCCTGTTCGGGTTGGCTATGCGGGGGGCGGCAATTCTTTCCTCACGAATTCAGTACCGCTCAAGACCGATCAGTATGCTGCTGAGATGTATCACGATTTGCTCAAGGGTTTGGGAATCAAAACTCCCTGTCCTGAGTTGGCGATCGCGATTCCCAAGCGAGATATTGATTGGGCTGAGACAGAACAGAAGCGATTAGGGATTGCTGGCAGTGGTTATGTTCTGATTCACGGTGGTTCTAGCGAATTGGCTGTCACCAAAGGTATTGACAAAATCTATCCTGCTGAGAACTGGCAACAAATCGTTCAAGACTTTCAACAGAAACAACCTGATCTACCCCTCGTGGTCGTTAAGGGACCCGATGACCAGGACATTGTCGCGGCTTTAACCAAAGCCAATCCCACTCTAAAGGTCACCACTCCAGGGGATGTGGGTAAACTGGCTGCGATGATTGCGGGAGCCAATTTGATGTTGTGTACTGACAGTGCTCCGATGCATCTAGCGGTTGCACTCAAGGTGTATACCCTGGCGTTATTTGGTCCGACCGATCCCGCGAAGTTATTACCTGTCAGTGATAAGTTTGCAGCAATCAAATCTCCGACTGGGAACATGACAGACATTGCTCCTGCAACGGTGTTGCAAAAAGTCTGGGGAGGCTGA
- a CDS encoding GumC family protein, translating to MAPPFIKRYLIALDRHKWAGLAGFAVVMGLSGVAALQPAPPATYTAQGSLSYATPPVTFSETGVALQQQGQALTPERLLSNYVIDSTVQKLTAQGIQVDPRTIRQNTTVEAGDDDDEAAGLNLLITYIDADEERAEVTATLLMEAMVEQSREFNKQQLETIINSLNDLLPEVTRELREAERNLEQYIRVEGPAIQAAQDGNLVGAITGGQDQQRQLRLTLAGIDAQIRSLQSRLGLSPDEAYASAALSADPIIADLRAQMHQTETQLSILSRTLQPAHPTMVTLRNQQQAFERLLQQRVSEVIGGASGAAPLRGTAQIRQDSSLDPARQQLANTLVNLQTQRETIQQQLVNLNQEGQRLRQEYSNLPNKQLEQARLEQQVALKRAYYDQIQQRLADVTIAQNEVVGNLIVTQDAQAQLTEASGANPVLILIVGGFVGLLVGGGLVLLLDSLDATFHTLPDLQAALRQQEVPVLGLLPALPANSETDSPIVLEPDSLYIEPYERLRGTLRRAAGSKSLKMMLLTSTVNGEGKTLTAYNLAIASARAGKRTLLIEADLRSPSHSKLLKVTPDPDSVLEPLRYYGRLSDCIRLVPEIENLYILPSPGIQRQASAILESTEMRQMLEDARGRFDLVILDTPALSRFSDALLLEPYTDGMVLVTRPGYTEEGLLTEAIEQFNESEEMQFLGAVINGADIAIQSPGFIGGRDDQFIVEELENQPGLDGIPIGSREP from the coding sequence ATGGCTCCACCGTTTATCAAGCGTTATCTCATTGCTTTAGATCGTCACAAATGGGCTGGTTTAGCAGGCTTTGCTGTTGTGATGGGCTTATCAGGCGTAGCAGCTCTCCAACCTGCTCCCCCCGCAACCTACACCGCCCAAGGGTCACTGAGTTATGCAACACCACCAGTTACCTTCTCTGAAACAGGAGTTGCTCTGCAACAGCAGGGGCAAGCCCTAACACCAGAGAGACTCCTCTCCAATTATGTGATTGATTCAACGGTCCAGAAATTGACAGCTCAAGGTATTCAAGTTGACCCAAGGACAATTCGGCAGAATACCACGGTTGAAGCAGGTGATGACGATGACGAGGCAGCTGGGTTAAATCTTCTCATCACCTACATCGACGCCGATGAAGAACGAGCAGAAGTAACGGCAACGCTGTTGATGGAGGCGATGGTTGAGCAGAGCCGAGAATTTAACAAGCAGCAATTAGAGACCATCATCAACAGTCTCAATGATTTGTTGCCAGAAGTTACCCGAGAACTACGTGAGGCTGAGCGAAATTTAGAGCAGTACATTCGGGTAGAGGGTCCAGCCATTCAAGCTGCTCAGGATGGCAACTTAGTTGGAGCAATTACAGGTGGACAGGATCAGCAACGTCAACTCCGCCTGACGCTAGCTGGCATTGATGCTCAAATCAGAAGTTTACAGTCACGATTAGGGCTATCACCCGACGAAGCGTATGCCTCAGCAGCGTTAAGTGCTGATCCAATCATTGCTGACTTGCGAGCGCAAATGCATCAAACCGAGACTCAACTCTCGATCTTATCAAGAACGTTGCAACCCGCACATCCCACTATGGTCACGTTGCGCAACCAGCAACAAGCCTTTGAGCGATTGTTGCAGCAACGTGTGAGTGAGGTCATTGGTGGCGCATCCGGTGCAGCACCCCTGCGAGGAACAGCTCAAATCCGTCAAGACAGTAGCCTTGACCCAGCAAGACAACAATTGGCTAACACACTTGTCAACTTGCAAACCCAACGGGAAACCATTCAACAACAGTTGGTTAATTTAAACCAAGAGGGGCAGCGGCTGCGGCAGGAATACTCTAATCTGCCAAACAAACAGTTAGAACAGGCTCGACTAGAACAGCAGGTTGCTCTCAAACGGGCTTACTACGACCAGATTCAACAACGCTTAGCAGACGTAACTATTGCTCAAAATGAGGTCGTTGGTAATCTAATCGTCACACAGGATGCCCAAGCCCAATTGACTGAAGCATCGGGAGCGAATCCAGTGCTGATTCTCATCGTCGGTGGTTTTGTTGGGTTACTCGTCGGTGGTGGTTTAGTGCTGCTGCTCGATTCCCTGGATGCGACCTTCCATACACTGCCAGATCTGCAAGCTGCCCTGCGGCAACAAGAAGTTCCTGTGTTGGGCTTGTTACCCGCTTTACCAGCAAACAGCGAGACAGATTCTCCAATTGTGCTGGAGCCTGACTCACTGTACATTGAACCGTATGAACGTCTCCGGGGAACATTACGCCGTGCAGCCGGCAGTAAATCACTGAAGATGATGCTGCTAACAAGCACTGTCAATGGTGAAGGGAAAACCCTGACGGCTTACAATTTAGCGATCGCCTCGGCAAGGGCAGGTAAACGCACTCTCTTGATTGAAGCTGACCTGCGATCGCCCTCTCACTCTAAGCTTCTGAAAGTAACTCCTGATCCCGATAGTGTTTTGGAACCGTTGCGTTATTACGGACGCTTAAGCGATTGCATTCGCCTCGTTCCTGAAATCGAGAATCTATACATTCTGCCTAGCCCAGGAATTCAACGTCAGGCATCTGCCATTTTAGAATCTACTGAAATGCGGCAAATGTTAGAAGATGCGCGAGGACGATTCGATCTCGTTATCCTCGATACCCCTGCCCTCAGCCGATTCAGTGATGCTCTGTTGTTAGAGCCTTATACAGATGGTATGGTGCTGGTGACTCGACCAGGCTATACGGAGGAAGGCTTGTTAACAGAAGCTATTGAGCAGTTTAACGAGTCAGAAGAAATGCAATTCTTGGGAGCAGTCATCAACGGTGCTGATATCGCTATTCAGTCTCCTGGATTTATAGGTGGCAGAGATGACCAATTTATAGTAGAAGAGTTGGAAAACCAACCTGGATTAGATGGAATCCCAATTGGTTCGAGAGAACCCTAA
- a CDS encoding D-glycero-alpha-D-manno-heptose-1,7-bisphosphate 7-phosphatase: protein MSRGAVFLDRDGVLNLEAGYIRRVEDLHLVPGAAHAVRRLNDCNVFCCLISNQSGPARGYYPITHVEALHQRLCSLLQTEAGARLDALYYCPDLSSPEGGIEPEFTRWTTWRKPNTGMLVSAAWEYDLDLNQSVMVGDKATDIDLAHNAGCVGVLVQTGYGDRVLQGEYQHVIQPDYVAHDLADAVAWILQTKFQTPSA from the coding sequence ATGAGCAGAGGAGCCGTTTTTCTTGACCGCGATGGTGTGCTTAACCTGGAAGCGGGATATATCCGTCGGGTTGAAGATTTGCATCTCGTGCCAGGTGCGGCTCATGCGGTGCGGCGATTGAACGACTGCAATGTGTTTTGCTGTTTAATCTCCAACCAATCGGGTCCGGCCAGGGGCTACTATCCTATCACCCATGTGGAGGCATTACATCAACGGCTCTGCTCATTGCTACAGACTGAAGCAGGAGCAAGACTGGATGCGCTGTATTACTGCCCTGATCTAAGCTCGCCAGAGGGTGGGATTGAGCCAGAGTTTACCCGATGGACGACCTGGCGCAAACCCAACACGGGAATGCTTGTCTCCGCTGCCTGGGAATACGACCTCGATCTGAATCAGAGTGTCATGGTGGGAGACAAAGCAACTGACATTGACCTGGCACATAATGCGGGATGTGTGGGCGTGTTGGTGCAGACAGGATATGGCGATCGCGTCTTACAGGGCGAGTATCAACATGTCATACAACCGGACTACGTCGCCCATGATCTAGCAGATGCCGTAGCGTGGATCTTGCAGACTAAATTCCAAACACCGTCGGCGTAA
- the crtB gene encoding cyanoexosortase B has protein sequence MAGLLLTLYAPLLIHWVDGWLNKSISTEHEYYSHGLIGLPFAAYLCWSNRDRWQELPNQSHITGLVGLIAGVLLYLSGVTNAVNLSFPIILIGLCLWLKGLPGLKLQAFPLLLVFLATPTDVPYLIAPYTLPLQEFIAGTAGFILLQFNMSVRVDQIYLYVNDQIVEVAPYCAGLKMLFTSLYVGLILVYWTGVWNSRSKTGSFFLSVIFISVSANIIRNTLLTFFHGTGRDQAFDWLHDGWGGDLYSACMLGLLVLLLRVIDQWLSSDSAELEVQQ, from the coding sequence ATGGCCGGGTTACTCCTGACCTTGTACGCCCCACTCCTGATACATTGGGTCGATGGTTGGCTGAATAAAAGCATCAGTACCGAGCACGAATACTATAGCCACGGTCTAATTGGCTTGCCGTTTGCCGCTTACCTCTGCTGGAGCAACCGCGATCGCTGGCAGGAGCTACCGAACCAGTCCCACATTACAGGGCTAGTAGGATTGATAGCGGGAGTGTTACTCTACCTCAGCGGAGTGACGAATGCGGTTAATCTTTCCTTCCCAATCATTTTGATCGGGCTTTGTCTGTGGCTCAAAGGGCTACCTGGGCTCAAGCTGCAAGCATTTCCTCTCCTGTTAGTGTTCCTAGCAACCCCAACCGACGTGCCTTACCTTATTGCTCCTTACACTCTTCCACTGCAAGAGTTTATTGCAGGTACAGCGGGATTTATCCTGTTGCAATTCAACATGAGTGTCAGAGTCGATCAAATCTATCTATACGTCAATGATCAAATTGTTGAGGTTGCACCCTACTGTGCAGGGCTGAAAATGTTGTTCACAAGTCTTTATGTCGGGCTCATACTCGTTTATTGGACCGGAGTTTGGAACTCTCGTAGCAAAACCGGTTCGTTTTTCTTAAGTGTTATTTTTATTAGCGTAAGTGCCAATATTATCCGTAATACACTCCTCACGTTCTTTCATGGAACGGGTCGAGATCAGGCCTTTGATTGGTTACATGATGGTTGGGGTGGTGATCTATACTCAGCGTGTATGCTAGGGCTATTGGTCTTGCTATTGAGGGTTATCGATCAGTGGTTAAGTTCTGATTCGGCAGAACTGGAAGTTCAACAGTAA
- the apcB gene encoding allophycocyanin subunit beta — translation MRDAVTSLIKNYDVTGRYLDRDAIDTLKSYFDSGIARVQAAAVINANAAAIVKQAASRLFEEIPELIRPSGNAYTTRRYAACLRDMDYYLRYASYALVAGNTDVLDERVLLGLRETYNSLGVPIGPTVTGIQIMKELVKNQVAEAGITNTSLLDQPFDYMTRELAEKNI, via the coding sequence ATGCGGGACGCAGTAACAAGCTTGATTAAAAACTACGATGTTACAGGACGCTATCTCGACCGAGATGCCATTGATACCCTAAAGTCCTATTTTGATTCGGGCATTGCCCGCGTACAAGCAGCAGCCGTGATCAATGCCAATGCAGCTGCGATTGTCAAGCAAGCTGCATCTCGCTTGTTTGAAGAAATTCCCGAATTAATTCGCCCAAGCGGCAACGCCTACACGACCCGCCGTTACGCTGCTTGCCTGCGGGACATGGACTATTATTTGCGATATGCTAGCTACGCTCTTGTTGCCGGTAATACCGATGTCCTAGATGAACGAGTTCTTCTAGGTTTGCGCGAAACCTACAATTCTCTCGGTGTTCCCATTGGACCAACCGTAACAGGCATTCAGATCATGAAAGAGTTGGTCAAGAATCAAGTTGCAGAAGCAGGGATCACCAACACCTCTCTCCTGGATCAGCCCTTCGATTACATGACTCGTGAGTTAGCTGAGAAAAATATCTAG
- a CDS encoding polysaccharide biosynthesis/export family protein, which yields MSKAPSNRNRSIRAYSLSGLYSVVTTLPSVLLLWAANMSLFPTAVVAQTDSSSEAQRNTRDQLEEARQRLIEQGEGNRGNLDQGQPNRVPLRDNSEFDSYRLGPGDSFFVNVLYFPDLNFQTTLDLQGNVIVPLAGLVSLNGLTIQQAEQRIQSALNQYVINPVVDMTLTAQRPVEVTIAGEVVRPGIYPLQAPQLNVALLAAGGTTRLADLRTIRIRRTLVDGSVIERDVDFYTSLRDSTPVPSVRLENGDAIIVPALNAETIDSYDPTLVGRSTIAQQEIVVRVLNYAARNTGRGEGGAAIGNITLTNGSTFLDAITAIGPSPDRAELDDIALIRFDPIQGKAVTQELDAKDALLGDASQNPFLEHNDVIVIGRNFIARISYALNTATQPFRDILGFLLFFDNLAESADDLFGPGDNDDDDDDD from the coding sequence ATGTCTAAAGCCCCCTCTAACCGCAACCGTTCCATTCGTGCTTACTCCCTCTCAGGGCTGTACTCCGTTGTGACTACCCTACCTAGCGTCCTACTGCTTTGGGCAGCTAACATGAGCCTGTTCCCAACAGCTGTTGTAGCCCAAACTGATTCATCATCAGAGGCGCAACGCAACACACGGGATCAACTCGAAGAAGCCAGACAACGGCTGATCGAGCAGGGTGAAGGGAACCGAGGCAACTTGGATCAGGGACAACCCAATCGAGTGCCATTACGCGACAATTCAGAGTTTGACAGCTATCGTCTTGGACCAGGAGACTCATTCTTTGTCAATGTTCTTTATTTTCCAGACCTAAACTTTCAAACCACACTGGATTTACAAGGTAATGTCATTGTCCCCTTGGCGGGTTTAGTATCCCTCAACGGTTTAACCATTCAACAAGCGGAACAGCGAATTCAATCTGCTCTCAATCAATATGTGATTAACCCGGTTGTGGATATGACGCTGACGGCTCAGCGTCCAGTTGAAGTCACAATCGCAGGTGAGGTGGTTCGACCAGGCATATATCCATTGCAAGCACCTCAGTTAAACGTCGCACTCTTAGCGGCTGGTGGCACAACCCGACTGGCAGATTTGCGAACTATCCGCATTCGTCGCACATTAGTGGATGGCTCTGTCATCGAGAGAGATGTCGATTTCTACACCTCATTACGAGATTCGACACCTGTACCAAGTGTTCGCCTTGAGAATGGAGATGCCATCATTGTTCCTGCCTTGAATGCAGAAACGATTGACAGTTATGATCCCACGCTAGTTGGACGCTCCACCATCGCTCAACAAGAAATTGTGGTTCGCGTGCTCAACTATGCCGCTCGCAATACCGGACGTGGTGAGGGAGGAGCTGCAATCGGCAACATTACTCTAACCAACGGCAGTACTTTCCTTGATGCCATTACTGCCATTGGCCCCAGTCCAGACCGGGCAGAGCTAGATGATATTGCCCTAATTCGTTTTGATCCGATTCAAGGTAAGGCAGTTACTCAAGAGCTAGACGCTAAGGACGCTCTTTTGGGAGATGCCTCTCAAAATCCATTCCTGGAACACAATGATGTCATTGTCATTGGACGTAACTTTATTGCTCGAATTAGCTACGCGCTCAATACGGCTACTCAACCTTTCCGCGACATTCTAGGATTCTTGCTATTCTTTGACAATTTAGCTGAAAGTGCAGACGATCTATTTGGTCCAGGCGATAACGACGACGATGACGATGATGATTAA